The DNA segment CTGAAAAACTGCCCGGAAGTAAGATCTAACGTAGTAGTGTAATACTGTACCCCGCCAATCGTTTCCAGAACCATGGTTTGTCTGGTATCAGTGCCATCAAATACGGCATCTGAACTTATCAGTAAGGTTGGATTGGTAACACTGCCTGGCAGATCACTTACTTTCAGGGCAACTTTTACTGTTCCCACCGTACCGGTTTCCTGTACTCTCCATATCCTTGCCATACGGTTATTCAATCCGCCAAAAGCAAAAGCCGTTGTAAAGCTGGTGTTGCCCGTATCTGATCCCCACATCATAAAGCTCTTGTCTATGTTTAAGCTGTTAGGGTTTGAAAGATTGGTAGCGGTGATATTTACATTTCCAATAATGGGTTGTATTCCGCTGTTTGATGATTGAGACTGCTTCTGAGAAAGTCCGGAATCATCATCTCTACCAATACCGGCGATATTATTTTGGTAGGTAGCATTTCCTGTCCAAAAGATTGTAGTTCCATCAGATGCAGTATAATTGACTACACTCGCGGGTGATCCCAATGTAATACCGTATTTTAAGCCTAAATAACTTTCAATCCGTTGCCTATTAGCAGGTTGTGCAGTATTAAAAACAATCACTTCCGCTATATCAGCGTTAGAATAAGCACTACCTCCTGGATCTACTCCTACAGAAAAAAAGGGACTTCCTCCAGAAGTTCCTACAGTTACTGCAGATATAGCAGATGAAATTAGTGATCCATTTAAATATGAAGTGGCACCATTAGAAGCTCCATCAAACTCCTGAAGTCTTGTCTCATTTACAGCCACTGCTGAAGTTGGTATGCTTCTATTTGTTATATACATTTGTCCAGCCGTCACTGCAGCTATATTCCACGTTGAAGGAGCATTTATTGCACTAGAATACAAAGCACCACTAGTGGTGGATAGACCTCTATAAACAATATAATGAGAAGAAGCATAAGGATTGCTTCCTGAGGCTACTTCTGAAAGTGGCACACTAACAGATAACCTGTCATTCGATCCATCGAAACGTGCAGAAGGATTAAAGTTGATCAGGTTACTTGTGGAATTATATGAAGGTATTGTACCTGCAGCACCATTCTGTACAAGGTTATAATTCCCAGGATTAGCCTGATTATTCCATTGTGTTATAAATCCTCCCGATTGTGTGATTCCTGCATCAGCTCTATACCACAATCTTGCTCCGGTAACCCCACCGGGACTTTGCGCATATATAAAGCTTACCGTGAGCAGCAGCACTAAAGCTACCGCCCTGGACAGGAACGCTTTTATCAGAACCGCACCTTTTTGAGGCGGCTCATAATTAATAAATATTTTCATACGAAATTTTTTAATAGTTAAAAAAACCTTGCGAAATTTTACGGGAAATCCATAGCTCATATGAATTATGAATCTGCGGACATTAAGATCCCCAAAATGTCACAAGAATTTGTGTTCATTTTTAATAACTATAAAAGGAGGAGGACGGCTACAAAATAATATGGAAATTTTGTTTAAAGAGAAACTACTGTAAAAAAAAGAAAACAATACCTTCGCAACAAACAGAAGAGCAGCACAAAAACAAATAACACACAATGCCAGTATAAACCTGAACCATTGGCTGTCATTTAAGGTACCCATCCAGAAATAATTTCCCAAAGCACCTTCAGCATATTTGCCTTTTGAACCGGACATATGCGGATACGCATACATATTGCTCTTTTTATCCCTAAGGTCTTGATTGAGTCTTTTTTTTCTTTTTCCAAAAGAGACTTTCAATTTCAACTTCCCCTTTTTGCTATTTTTAAAAGAGTCTTCTAGTTTGTTAAGCGGCTGATTTGACGAACCATTATTGCTTATCTCTAGCTGTGCATTGTATTCTGAAGCTGTTTCGCTTTTAGTTTCCAAATAAAATACTGAAGCTCCACCTGAAATGTGTACAGCATTGCTTTCAGAAAAAGATTGTGATTTAAAAAAACAAACGACAAAAATATAACATGCCAAAAGCAGCTTTCCGTAATGTCGGAAAGCTACTGCTTTGGGAACAAATAGTTTTATTTTCATCATATTGCTTTATGAATTGCTTCGGCTATGGTTATCCATAACTTATAAAATTCAGCGTTTGTGTTTTATCTTTCATGCTTTTCCATCGGAAAAACATTTTTATCACATTTGTTAGACTTATTTATAATATCTCTAATATTGGGATATTTTGCACAGTTATAACATTTTTCAAACCGGCAAATCCCTTTTTTAAAAAAATTTATAATCTTTATGTCCTTCTTTATTAATTACAAAACAACTTAGATCAATTTTCTCTAATTTTATTTTTTAGACTTATGAATTCGGATAGCAATCCAAGAATTTCATTTGTAGAAAATAACTCTAATAATCACGTTTGTTTTACTTCTACAAATTTACGTTCAACATATTGATTAACAATCCATTTTAGCGTAATAAAATAATGATATATTTGTAATATTTAAATTACAAAACATACATCACCATTAGGCCTTTATATATGGTATTAAAAAAAGAGCATCGGAAACGATATTGTTATGAGTACTACTTTAAATAGAGATCTATTATGATTAAATAAATAATATTTTTTATATTTAAACCAAAACAATTAACGCACAGGATGGCATAGATATATAAACATCCTAAACAAAACACAAATAAAAAAAAGCTTATAAAAAACACATCAGCCTTATAAATACAAATGATATGAATAAAAAAATACTTATTGCCGATGATTATTTCGTCGTGATGACAGGCATTAAAATGATCCTTAAAAAATATTTAAAAAATATCGACCTTGAATATGCTCTAAATTATGATGAGGTTTTCGAAAAGTTAGCTGATAAAAATGATTATGCGCTTCTCATTCTGGATCCTGGTTTACAAGGAAACCAAAAAAAGATAATTGCCGAAATTAAATGCAAGTTTCCAAATATAAAAATTCTTATTTTTTCAACACACAATACTGCTGAGGTGGTCCCCTTTATTCTGGAAGGTGCAGATGGCTATCTGAACAAACTTTCTTACGAAGACGAAATTGCTCGGGCAGTTTTAGAGATTTTAAATACAGGTAAATATTATTCAAAAGAAATTATGGATGCACTGATTCATCACTCAGTTTCCAGCAAAAGCAATCCACTGGAAAATCTTTCTGAGAGAGAGAAAACGGTGTATAATTTATTAATTAAAGGATATGGTAATCTGGAAATTGCCAATGAGCTGAAGATTCATGTTGCCACAATAAGTACCTATAAAAGAAGGATTTTTCAAAAACTGGGAACCAACAATCTTATTGATATTTTAGAAATAAACAGAAAATACTCATCGTAATGAAATGCTGAAAATGATTACAACCTAATTTTAAATGGTCTTAAGTAATTGTTTTACTGAAAAATCATCTAAAATCAGGTTATAATTTAATTATTTCCATTTGATATTGCAGCCCATGCTTGGTCTCTGAATCTCTTCCTGAGGCTCTCCCGCCAAAAGATTTTCAAAGGCAATAATAAGATCTTCACCAGTTACATCTTTATTATTACCCGGTCTGGAATCATCCATCTGCCCTCTGTAAATAAGATCCAGCTTTTCATCGAAGAAAAAGAAATCCGGAGTACATGCGGCATCATAGGCCTTTGCAATTGCCTGGCTTTCGTCATACAGATAAGGAAAATCAAATTTTCTTTCAATCTGGAATTCAATCATTTTTTCAGGAGAATCTGCAGGATATTTTTCGACATCATTGGAGTTGATGGCTATAAATTCAATTCCTCTTTCATTATAATCTTCGTACAGTTCATTTAACTTGTCAATAACATGAAGTACAAACGGACAATGATTGCACATAAAGATCACTAAGGTGCCTTTTTCTCCTTTCAGATCATCCAGTGACTGCATTTCATTGCTTTTTGAAGGATTAGGAAGTTCAAAAAAAGGTGCTTTTGTACCTAAATCAATCATATTTGAGGGAGTATTCATAACTTTTTTATTTGCTCACAAAGATAAAAGATTTTCTTGATTATTCTAGTAAGGAAGATGGATGTGGAAAGTTGGAAATTTTAAATTCTAGTCGATTGAATTGGGCTATAAAGTATATTAATTTTTACAATAATTAAAAGATTAACAATCTGATATCACTTCTAGCCTTCATTCTTCCAGCATCCAGCCAAATTTTAAAGTCCTTCAAAACCTTCTTTCAAAAGTTAAACCTAAAAATTTGTTTGGAAGTTATGTTAAAAAGTTTGTAGTTTTGCTAACACTGTTAGTAATATAAAAATCATGGGCTTACATGAACGCCGCCAAAGAGAAAAAGAAAATATACGTGCCAGTATTCTGGATGCGGCTTTTTCTTTGGCTAAAACCGAAGGCTGGGCTTCACTTTCCATGAGAAAAATTGCCGATGCTATTGAGTACAGTGCGCCGGTAGTTTATGATCACTTTGAAAATAAAGAAGCTATTTTATATGAAATTTCATTGAATGGTTTTCATTGTTTACACATTGAACTGTTGAAAGCTCAGAGAGAACACGACAATCCTGAAGATCAGTTGAAAGCTATTGTAGATGCTTACTGGAAGTTTGCATTCAAAAACAAAGAATACTACCAGCTGATGTTTGGTTTGGGAATGCAGTGTAGCGGAAAAGGAATGATGAAAGAAGAATTTTCGTCGTTTCAGGATATGCTTTACGAATGCACATACGCAATCATCAAAAAAAACGGATCCAATACTGATAATGCCTGCCATATGTCTCACGCATTATTCTCAGCAGTTCATGGACTGATTTCCATCATGATGATGCGCAATGATGATATTCCTTCAACGATGAATAAAACGACTTTGGATGAAACTGTTTCTGCTTTCATTAAGTCATTATAAATTTTTTTGAATTTATAATTAACACCGTTAGGAATATTAACACCGAATTAATATA comes from the Chryseobacterium nepalense genome and includes:
- a CDS encoding TetR/AcrR family transcriptional regulator yields the protein MGLHERRQREKENIRASILDAAFSLAKTEGWASLSMRKIADAIEYSAPVVYDHFENKEAILYEISLNGFHCLHIELLKAQREHDNPEDQLKAIVDAYWKFAFKNKEYYQLMFGLGMQCSGKGMMKEEFSSFQDMLYECTYAIIKKNGSNTDNACHMSHALFSAVHGLISIMMMRNDDIPSTMNKTTLDETVSAFIKSL
- a CDS encoding response regulator transcription factor; its protein translation is MNKKILIADDYFVVMTGIKMILKKYLKNIDLEYALNYDEVFEKLADKNDYALLILDPGLQGNQKKIIAEIKCKFPNIKILIFSTHNTAEVVPFILEGADGYLNKLSYEDEIARAVLEILNTGKYYSKEIMDALIHHSVSSKSNPLENLSEREKTVYNLLIKGYGNLEIANELKIHVATISTYKRRIFQKLGTNNLIDILEINRKYSS
- a CDS encoding thioredoxin family protein, whose protein sequence is MNTPSNMIDLGTKAPFFELPNPSKSNEMQSLDDLKGEKGTLVIFMCNHCPFVLHVIDKLNELYEDYNERGIEFIAINSNDVEKYPADSPEKMIEFQIERKFDFPYLYDESQAIAKAYDAACTPDFFFFDEKLDLIYRGQMDDSRPGNNKDVTGEDLIIAFENLLAGEPQEEIQRPSMGCNIKWK